From a region of the Novipirellula artificiosorum genome:
- a CDS encoding GumC domain-containing protein, protein MSTAPIPWKHVRNVLVVFAPLWGGASLLFAFFGVSYALFSSDVYSARQPLVVRNEAASSIDRMGRFSSQSELKAAQETILEMTQNPEVVAAALRKIGPESGQQDPHWPSTKVIDSVTSNAVNLLAAQGSEFGNTEVVYLQVKASSQPRAVEFCRSMFESLTRHLRTIRQVRADSVIAELTYARDQARQNLQEAASRMREIEVRFATDLGELRNLNDAIAGDGTNRRTLEQTVSDLQVAELELEKLQSLHELLMAGSKNPDHLLVSGSDLLTLQPSLLRLKDGLIDAQIASSQLSASRTENHPAVRNARAAEQQIRRRMQDEATTVVQAMQPVLRLERARVSRLTEKKEQLSKRLEALAAARMDYATVDAEVAHRTTLLEEAERALAEAHASRTAALSTNLVAELGPPRVSDHPIGPGGTVVTLGSATAGLLFGLGAVFLIAPGPSETRRGRRWTDFLQRSGRRAADQAVVAKAATGGAGVAVDRRTRDA, encoded by the coding sequence ATGTCGACTGCGCCGATTCCTTGGAAACATGTCCGCAACGTACTTGTCGTGTTCGCTCCTCTGTGGGGCGGGGCTTCCCTGCTTTTCGCCTTTTTTGGCGTCAGTTACGCGCTTTTCAGCAGCGATGTCTATTCGGCGCGTCAGCCCTTGGTCGTACGGAACGAGGCGGCCAGCAGCATCGATCGGATGGGACGCTTTAGTAGTCAATCCGAATTGAAAGCGGCTCAGGAAACCATCCTGGAAATGACGCAGAACCCTGAGGTTGTTGCGGCAGCCCTGCGGAAGATTGGCCCCGAATCGGGTCAACAGGACCCACATTGGCCGTCGACCAAAGTGATTGATTCGGTCACAAGCAACGCCGTCAATCTGCTGGCGGCACAAGGATCCGAGTTTGGCAACACGGAAGTGGTTTACTTGCAAGTCAAAGCCAGTAGCCAACCCCGCGCGGTCGAGTTCTGCCGGTCCATGTTCGAAAGCCTGACGCGGCACCTGCGAACCATTCGCCAAGTTCGTGCCGACAGCGTGATCGCGGAATTGACCTACGCACGCGATCAAGCTCGGCAGAATCTTCAGGAAGCCGCATCACGGATGCGCGAAATCGAGGTTCGATTTGCGACCGACTTGGGCGAACTGCGGAATTTGAATGATGCGATTGCTGGCGATGGAACCAACCGTCGTACATTGGAACAGACCGTTTCGGACTTACAGGTCGCCGAATTGGAACTGGAAAAGCTTCAATCACTCCACGAACTTCTGATGGCGGGATCAAAGAATCCCGATCATCTTTTGGTCAGCGGCAGCGACCTGCTGACGCTTCAGCCCTCGTTGCTTCGATTGAAGGACGGACTGATTGATGCTCAGATTGCGAGTAGCCAACTCAGTGCCAGCCGTACTGAAAACCACCCGGCAGTGAGAAATGCCCGCGCGGCTGAGCAACAAATCCGCCGTCGGATGCAAGACGAGGCCACGACGGTGGTTCAAGCCATGCAGCCGGTGCTGCGGCTGGAACGAGCGAGAGTTTCACGGCTGACCGAAAAGAAGGAACAACTCAGCAAGCGGCTCGAGGCGCTTGCCGCGGCCCGGATGGACTATGCGACGGTCGACGCCGAAGTCGCACACCGCACGACCTTGTTGGAAGAAGCCGAGCGGGCACTGGCCGAGGCCCACGCCAGTCGCACGGCGGCGTTATCGACCAACTTGGTCGCGGAATTGGGCCCACCGCGGGTTTCCGACCATCCCATTGGCCCCGGGGGAACCGTCGTCACGCTTGGATCGGCAACCGCAGGACTGCTCTTCGGACTGGGCGCCGTCTTCCTCATCGCACCTGGACCGAGCGAAACGAGACGTGGCCGTCGCTGGACCGATTTTCTTCAGCGGAGCGGACGACGAGCCGCTGATCAAGCGGTCGTTGCAAAGGCGGCGACGGGCGGAGCTGGCGTTGCCGTCGATCGTCGAACTCGCGACGCTTGA
- a CDS encoding HU family DNA-binding protein — MTKKDIVRTISEEVGLTQQQTKLIVQKTFDAIVESLVRERRIELRNFGVFEVKPRAARKARNPRTGQQVEVPSKHVVTFKPGKYMEAKVRDLDETEPDTSRGVDQVDTSESKVSKGSELPPKRPTDTSHHTDSLPPNAPSGRWGES; from the coding sequence GTGACCAAAAAAGATATCGTGCGAACGATCTCGGAAGAGGTTGGACTGACTCAACAGCAGACGAAGCTGATTGTCCAAAAAACATTTGACGCGATCGTGGAAAGCTTGGTACGAGAGAGAAGGATTGAACTGCGGAACTTCGGCGTGTTCGAAGTCAAACCGCGAGCGGCTCGCAAAGCCCGGAATCCTCGAACTGGACAGCAGGTTGAGGTTCCGAGTAAGCATGTCGTCACGTTCAAGCCGGGGAAGTACATGGAAGCGAAGGTTCGGGATTTAGACGAAACCGAACCGGACACTTCACGAGGAGTCGACCAGGTCGACACGAGCGAGTCGAAAGTAAGCAAGGGCAGCGAACTGCCGCCCAAACGACCAACAGACACAAGCCATCACACGGATTCTTTGCCTCCCAACGCCCCAAGCGGCCGGTGGGGCGAGAGCTAA
- a CDS encoding TlpA disulfide reductase family protein, protein MKRTLSFSHIRLMLLAAFTVAVLSPSMLYSQSGEPADEKAQVADADTDTDDEANAKEEAEQEEEQEVKTLTIGSVAPPLDIENWIHDGDGQFAHVTDFKPNKVYVVEFWATWCPPCISAMPHVVEMQKTYANRGVQIISVSDEPTSTIDRFLKRDVPGMKVPNENDEDDGEAEADDDEEDEEGDDDDEEAMRAVTFDELTSSYCLTSDPDGSTSNDYMRAAGRNGIPCAFIVGKDSHIDWIGHPMSMEEVLEQVVNDSWDRDAFGKEFIEQQKADLVSRDVAMAMRAGDNDKALRIADKFLATSSGGSAVNQMRMAKLQILSSDPSYSEPLQAFVSSLLDDESLNAQTANMIGWTLYRQATEKGFDDATLLRRALERNQDNLRTAGPTKPYILDTVAHLQHALGETEAAIATQKEAVELADSRTKARLQRFLDELTAEPEDDAEKDDDKSDE, encoded by the coding sequence ATGAAACGCACGCTTTCCTTTTCCCACATCCGCCTGATGCTTCTTGCTGCTTTCACGGTTGCGGTCCTCTCACCGTCGATGCTCTATTCCCAATCCGGCGAGCCAGCCGACGAAAAGGCTCAAGTCGCGGATGCCGATACGGACACCGACGACGAAGCCAACGCCAAGGAGGAAGCCGAGCAGGAAGAGGAGCAGGAAGTCAAAACGTTGACCATTGGCTCCGTCGCTCCGCCGCTTGATATCGAAAATTGGATCCATGATGGCGACGGCCAATTCGCTCACGTGACCGACTTCAAACCGAACAAGGTTTACGTGGTCGAGTTTTGGGCGACATGGTGCCCCCCCTGCATTTCCGCAATGCCGCATGTCGTCGAAATGCAAAAGACCTATGCCAATCGCGGCGTCCAAATCATCAGCGTCAGCGATGAACCGACCAGCACGATCGACCGGTTCCTCAAGCGAGACGTGCCGGGGATGAAAGTGCCAAACGAAAACGACGAAGACGATGGGGAAGCAGAAGCAGACGATGACGAGGAGGACGAGGAAGGAGACGATGACGACGAGGAAGCGATGCGAGCGGTGACGTTCGACGAGTTGACCAGCAGCTATTGCCTCACCTCGGATCCGGATGGCTCGACATCAAACGATTACATGAGAGCCGCTGGCCGAAACGGGATTCCGTGTGCCTTCATCGTGGGCAAAGACAGCCATATCGATTGGATTGGTCACCCCATGTCGATGGAGGAGGTGTTGGAACAGGTGGTCAACGACAGTTGGGACCGCGATGCGTTTGGCAAAGAGTTCATCGAACAGCAAAAGGCGGATTTGGTTTCCCGCGATGTCGCGATGGCAATGCGCGCCGGCGACAACGACAAAGCACTCAGAATTGCCGACAAATTTTTGGCGACCAGCAGCGGCGGCTCTGCGGTCAATCAGATGCGAATGGCCAAGCTACAGATTCTCTCCAGCGATCCCTCCTACAGCGAACCGTTACAAGCGTTCGTTTCGAGTCTGCTCGATGATGAATCACTCAACGCCCAGACGGCCAACATGATCGGATGGACATTGTATCGCCAAGCTACCGAAAAGGGCTTTGACGATGCGACATTGCTGCGTCGGGCGCTCGAACGCAACCAAGATAATTTAAGAACCGCCGGGCCGACCAAACCGTACATCCTGGATACGGTCGCGCACCTGCAACATGCTTTGGGCGAAACCGAGGCGGCGATCGCCACGCAAAAAGAAGCCGTTGAGTTGGCCGATAGTCGCACGAAAGCGCGTTTGCAGCGGTTCCTGGACGAATTGACGGCCGAACCTGAAGACGACGCCGAAAAAGACGATGACAAATCCGACGAGTGA
- a CDS encoding DinB family protein — translation MMPCFATRYVLCSVCLFLIALVPSDVDAREGDPIAVRNWGDGVVAIETQWNLLVVFGPTAESVAKQRFARSPDQTIVMSASQAIDHWLFRKPNDSLVSWVPVADRFPPSPDAVRVKSIQRAGKTLAWIVMVDGVQIMISTAGVDTPLRDDEMLASQLDLLWVRSVGVPTKDSSAILGQIKHAQPRVVCLDAGDPILNQERVGEVIHIQHNTFAISATELDPTPPTSWVVMPSKPWAMPEGLEALFITMEASCEQSQEVFGKLSIEQLNFKPSNGTHTPRWNAEHMMGRQLLFFSQIYHAQQPAIAVMDFNPKQMPSDYLAAHPTWNGAEEARQMQRVSAFTRRFAYLLEGLDLDAKPPGSRWVLRALLKQMDRHYAEHTANTLKKFDLPDWPQ, via the coding sequence ATGATGCCTTGTTTCGCGACTCGTTACGTTTTGTGTTCTGTTTGCCTGTTCTTGATTGCTTTGGTCCCCTCCGATGTGGACGCTCGCGAGGGCGATCCGATCGCTGTTCGCAATTGGGGTGACGGTGTGGTTGCGATTGAAACACAATGGAATTTGCTGGTGGTCTTCGGCCCTACGGCTGAGTCGGTGGCGAAGCAGCGATTTGCACGATCGCCCGATCAGACGATTGTCATGTCTGCCAGCCAAGCGATCGATCATTGGTTGTTTCGGAAGCCGAATGACTCGCTGGTTTCTTGGGTGCCCGTCGCCGACCGTTTTCCTCCCTCGCCTGACGCCGTGCGAGTCAAGTCGATTCAACGCGCTGGTAAGACGTTGGCTTGGATTGTGATGGTCGACGGCGTGCAGATCATGATTTCGACCGCAGGAGTCGACACCCCACTTCGCGATGACGAAATGCTCGCCAGTCAACTTGATTTGTTGTGGGTCCGTAGCGTCGGCGTTCCAACGAAGGATTCGTCAGCGATATTGGGCCAGATCAAGCACGCTCAACCTCGTGTTGTCTGCCTCGATGCCGGCGACCCAATCTTGAATCAAGAGCGAGTGGGCGAGGTGATCCACATCCAACACAACACGTTTGCGATCTCGGCTACGGAACTCGATCCGACGCCCCCTACGTCGTGGGTGGTGATGCCAAGCAAACCTTGGGCGATGCCCGAGGGACTTGAAGCTCTGTTTATCACCATGGAAGCATCGTGCGAGCAGTCGCAGGAAGTGTTTGGAAAACTATCGATTGAGCAGTTGAATTTCAAGCCGAGCAATGGAACTCATACGCCGCGATGGAATGCCGAACACATGATGGGCCGTCAACTCTTGTTCTTTTCGCAAATCTATCATGCTCAGCAACCCGCCATCGCCGTGATGGATTTTAATCCGAAGCAGATGCCTTCCGATTATCTGGCGGCGCATCCCACATGGAACGGGGCCGAAGAAGCTCGGCAAATGCAGCGAGTCAGTGCATTCACACGCCGCTTCGCCTATCTGCTTGAAGGGCTCGACTTGGACGCGAAGCCGCCTGGAAGTCGATGGGTTTTGCGAGCCCTCCTCAAACAGATGGATCGACACTATGCCGAACACACCGCGAACACGCTCAAAAAATTTGACTTGCCCGATTGGCCCCAGTGA